The Thermoanaerobaculia bacterium genome includes a window with the following:
- the hisS gene encoding histidine--tRNA ligase gives MKIARVKGTRDLLPADTLRFGAAEEAARRVFGSYGYGEIRTPELESTDLFTRSVGEATDIVHKEMYTFTDRGGRSLTLRPENTAGVVRAVVENRLDQGPMPLRLWYAGPQFRYERPQKGRYREFRQIGAELFGAPGPAADAEVLVMLFDFLEALGFRGLSVSLNAVPGGEGREAFSAALRAYAGGHAERLGEDDRRRLAENPLRLFDSKDPATAAILEGAPRAIDHLDAESRRHHAAVMELLRAAGIPFVEDPKLVRGLDYYTKTVFEVTSSNLGAQDAILGGGRYDGLVADLGGPPLPAVGFAIGEDRLVDVMPLAAAPAAGRVRVIPLAPEQEGYALSVARRLRRDAPVECDLSGRGVKKGLAAAAELGFDEAAIVGPDEARDGTVTMKNLKTREQKTVALAEIAR, from the coding sequence ATGAAGATCGCCCGGGTCAAGGGGACGCGGGACCTGCTCCCCGCCGACACGCTGCGGTTCGGCGCGGCGGAAGAGGCGGCGCGCCGCGTCTTCGGGTCGTACGGCTACGGCGAGATTCGGACGCCCGAGCTCGAATCGACCGACCTCTTCACGCGCTCGGTCGGCGAAGCGACCGACATCGTCCACAAGGAGATGTACACGTTCACGGACCGCGGCGGCCGCTCCCTGACGCTCCGCCCGGAGAATACCGCGGGGGTCGTGCGCGCCGTGGTCGAGAACCGGCTCGATCAGGGGCCGATGCCGCTGCGGCTCTGGTACGCCGGCCCGCAGTTCCGGTACGAGCGGCCGCAGAAGGGACGCTACCGCGAGTTCCGGCAGATCGGCGCGGAGCTCTTCGGCGCGCCCGGTCCCGCCGCCGACGCGGAAGTGCTCGTCATGCTCTTCGACTTCCTCGAGGCGCTCGGATTCCGGGGGCTCTCCGTGTCGTTGAACGCCGTGCCGGGCGGCGAGGGAAGGGAGGCGTTCTCGGCCGCCCTGCGCGCGTACGCCGGCGGCCACGCGGAGCGGCTCGGCGAGGACGACCGCCGGCGGCTCGCCGAGAACCCGCTGCGGCTCTTCGACTCGAAGGACCCGGCGACCGCGGCGATCCTCGAGGGGGCGCCCCGCGCGATCGACCACCTCGACGCCGAGTCGCGGCGGCACCACGCCGCCGTCATGGAGCTCCTCCGCGCGGCCGGGATTCCCTTCGTCGAGGACCCGAAGCTCGTGCGGGGGCTCGATTACTACACGAAAACGGTGTTCGAGGTCACCTCGTCGAACCTCGGCGCGCAGGACGCGATCCTGGGGGGCGGCCGATACGACGGCCTCGTCGCCGATCTCGGCGGCCCGCCGCTCCCGGCCGTCGGCTTCGCCATCGGCGAGGATCGCCTCGTGGACGTGATGCCGCTGGCCGCGGCGCCGGCGGCGGGGCGCGTGCGCGTCATCCCGCTCGCGCCGGAGCAGGAGGGCTACGCGCTCTCGGTCGCGCGCCGCCTGCGCCGGGATGCGCCCGTCGAGTGCGACCTCTCCGGGCGCGGCGTCAAGAAGGGGCTCGCGGCGGCCGCCGAGCTCGGCTTCGACGAGGCGGCGATCGTCGGGCCGGACGAGGCGCGCGACGGGACGGTGACGATGAAGAACCTGAAGACGCGCGAGCAGAAGACGGTCGCGCTCGCGGAGATCGCCCGATGA